In one Rutidosis leptorrhynchoides isolate AG116_Rl617_1_P2 chromosome 8, CSIRO_AGI_Rlap_v1, whole genome shotgun sequence genomic region, the following are encoded:
- the LOC139862615 gene encoding serine carboxypeptidase-like 31, translating into MGFFTLKVTPLLNTLSLVLIILLSNKTAVVVARRHAQTEKNSKIQNHDDLVTNLPGQPNVDFNHYAGYVTVNENNGRALFYWFYEAWTLPDEKPLVLWLNGGPGCSSVGYGATQEIGPFIVGADGNNLQLNPYSWNREANMLFLESPVGVGFSYSNTTSDYDKLGDDFTANDTYAFLHNWFLKFPLYRTRTFYIAGESYAGKYVPELAGLINERNKDPSLFINLKGILLGNPEISEAEDWKGLVDYAWSHAVVSDETHKTIRESCDFNSHNPWGNIVCNDAVGEVLRQYKEIDIYSLYTSVCIANSASSDNKALRVMLKNSTSKMMPRILGGYDPCLDDYAKGYYNKREVQKALHVNDGRQLKNWTICNMDIFDGWKQWKDSVLPIYKQLIDAKLRIWIYSGDTDGRVPVLSTRYSLSSLGLPITKAWRPWYNQKQVGGWLQEYEGLTFATFRGAGHAVPIFKPSESLAFFTSFLLGVSPPSHR; encoded by the exons ATGGGTTTTTTCACACTAAAAGTGACACCACTTTTAAATACTTTAAGTCTTGTTTTAATAATTTTGTTATCAAACAAAACTGCTGTAGTAGTTGCTAGGCGGCATGCACAAACTGAAAAAAACTCGAAAATTCAGAACCATGATGATCTTGTTACCAACTTGCCTGGTCAACCTAATGTTGATTTCAATCATTATGCTGGATATGTTACTGTTAATGAAAATAATGGAAGAGCACTATTTTATTGGTTTTATGAAGCTTGGACTCTACCAGATGAGAAGCCATTGGTACTCTGGCTTAATGGAG GTCCCGGGTGTTCGTCTGTGGGATACGGAGCTACACAAGAGATCGGGCCATTTATTGTTGGCGCAGATGGAAACAATCTTCAGTTAAATCCTTACTCTTGGAATAGAG AAGCCAATATGTTGTTCCTCGAATCTCCTGTTGGTGTTGGCTTTTCCTACTCCAATACAACTAGCGATTATGACAAATTAGGAGACGACTTCACTG CAAATGACACCTATGCTTTCCTGCATAACTGGTTTCTAAAGTTTCCGTTGTATCGAACAAGGACGTTTTATATTGCTGGAGAGAGCTATGCAG GAAAATATGTTCCAGAACTTGCAGGTCTTATTAATGAAAGAAATAAGGACCCTTCTTTGTTTATCAATCTAAAAGGAATACTG TTGGGTAACCCTGAAATAAGTGAAGCTGAGGATTGGAAAGGTTTAGTTGATTATGCATGGAGCCATGCTGTTGTATCAGATGAAACTCACAAAACCATTAGAGAATCTTGTGACTTCAACAGTCACAATCCATGGGGCAACATTGTCTGCAACGATGCCGTGGGTGAAGTTCTTCGACAATATAAAGAAATAGATATATACAGCCTTTACACGTCCGTTTGTATTGCCAACTCAGCATCTTCAGATAACAAAGCACTGCGGGTCATGTTGAAAAATTCCACATCGAAAATG atgccTCGAATACTTGGTGGTTATGATCCTTGCCTTGATGATTATGCAAAGGGTTACTACAATAAACGGGAGGTACAAAAGGCTCTTCATGTTAACGACGGCCGTCAACTCAAGAACTGGACCATTTGCAA TATGGACATATTCGATGGTTGGAAACAGTGGAAAGATTCAGTTCTTCCCATATACAAGCAGCTCATTGATGCAAAACTTAGAATATGGATCTACAG TGGAGATACTGATGGAAGAGTACCAGTGTTGTCCACAAGATACAGCTTAAGCTCTCTTGGCTTGCCTATAACAAAAGCATGGAGGCCATGGTACAATCAAAAGCAG GTTGGTGGTTGGCTACAAGAGTACGAAGGGCTAACATTCGCGACATTTAGAGGAGCTGGTCATGCGGTGCCTATTTTCAAACCGAGCGAATCACTTGCATTCTTCACTTCATTTCTTCTCGGTGTATCTCCACCGTCCCATCGATAA